A window of Vicinamibacteria bacterium genomic DNA:
GCCAAGCAATTCGAGCAGCGGCCGGCGCGATGCCAGGAACGGCCCGAGCGAAATGCGTGGCCTGAACACCATCGCCACCCCAGACGTGCAATCCCTGGTGAAACCGCTCGAAATCCTGTCGGTGGTCGACTACGGTGATTTTGCCGTCGACTGGATGAGCACCGAAAGAACCGTCAGTCATGTCACCGCCATGGTTGCCGAAACCGCGGGCACCGGCGCCATCCTGATGCTGGTCGGCGGTGATTCCTCCATGCTCTACCCAGGTGTCAGCGGCTTGGCCGTGGTACACGGAAAGGGGAGCTTTGGATTGCTCCACTTCAGCGCCCACCCGGATGCCGAGCGCCACGGTGACCATATGATTTCTGACCGTCAGGCGCTGTTCCGGCTATTGGACGAGGGCATCGTGGAGGGCAGCGAAACCATCCAGGTGGGCTTACGCGGGCCTGCGGTTGATGCTGAGACACTGCAATGGCTGCGCGATAAGCAAGTGCGCTACCACACGATGGCTGAGCTCCAGCAGCGCGGCTCCGAGAGCGTTATGGAACGAGTACTGCAGGAGGTCGCCAATGGTCCCGAGACCTTCTTCGTCTCGATCGACGTCAGCGTCATCAACCCCGCCGAGATGATTGCGGCTGGGCGTGCAACCGAAAACGGCATGCGTCTCGAGCAAGTGACCCGGACGATTCGCCATGTGTGCGCGGCGAAAGAGGTCGTCGGTTTCGAGCTTACAGACATGGCACCGATGCTCGATTTCTCCCGACTGTCGGTACTGCATGCGAATGCCGTGCTGAATGCTTGCCTGGTCGGCATCGCGGTGCGCAAGGCGGGCCTCGACCCGGACTACGTTCATCCATTGGCGCTCGATCACGGCCAGCGATAGCATGCGCGCGCCCGCACGTCCAGGAGCTTTGCGATGACATTCGTTTCGATCGAGATTCGTACCGGACTGCTCTTTCTCATGACGGCTTCAGCAGCCGTTACCTGGGCACAGCAGCAAACGACTCCTGAGCACGTGGTCGGCGAGCAGGCCTATCCATTTGACACCGTCGACCCACGGGAAGAGGAAACCCCACCCATTGAACTGCCCGAGAGCGTCGCGCCAAAGCTCGCATTGCTCACCCCGGAGCAGATCGAGTTTCTGAAGAGCGGCGATGCACGTGCTTTTGCCGGTCCAGCCGAAGAAACCGTCGAGGCGCTCGAGAAGCGCACACCGGAGGAAGTCAAGATCTGGATCGAGGCCATGCAACACGAGGTGGCACACAACCGCTACACCGAAGGACGAGACAGGCCTAACATTCCCTTCAACACCGAATCGCCCGAATTCAATGCGTGGCGATTGAGGCGTCCCCGTTCCATGGATCCACCGCGGGAGGCGGGTCCGATCGAGCTCGGCCGCTATGGCGGCCGGGGCGGGCCGCCAACATTCGGGGGTTTCCCCTTGGCGCTCTATAAGGAAGACCTGGTCGCGGGTGAGGTTGATATCGCCATTCTGGGCGCGCCCCTCAACATGGGCTCGGGATGGCGCGACTCGGGTGAGCGCGCCACCACCGAACTTCGCCTCCGGGACGTCAGCGGGGCCATGGGCGGATCGGACCAGTACGTACAGGTCAATGCCTCCAGGGTATTGAAGATCGTGGACTATGGCGACGTTGCGATAGACAACGAAAGCACCGAACGGTCCATGAGCCACGTACGCGAAATTGTGCGCGAGGTCGCGGAGACGGGCGCCGTACCCATGATTGTTGGCGGTGACCACTCATTGGAATACCCCAATGTTGCTGCCCTGACAGACGTCTATGGCAAGAAGAAGGTTTCCGTCATTCACTTCGATTCTCATTACGATGCATGGTGGGGCGGCACCGAGCTGATCAGTCATGGTTACCCCGTGTACCGCCTGATCAATGAAGGCCATGTGCGAGCCGCGGATTTCATCCAGGTCGGGCTGCGCTCGAGCGGACCCGACAAGTCGGGGTTCAAATGGATGCGCGAGAACGGCATGCGTTATCACACCATGGCCGAGATTCAGCGGCGCGGCTGGGATGCCGTGATTGACCGGGTTGTCGCCGAGGCCAGTGAAGAGGGCCGCAAGCTACACGTCTCTTTTGACATTGATGTTCTCGATCCCGCATTCACAGTGGCTACCGGCACACCGGTTCCAGGCGGCCTCACCATGCGCGAAGCGGTTGCCGTCGTGCGCCGCTTGTGTGCCGAGTCCAATGTGGTGGGGTTCGATCTCGTCGAGCTCCATCCCGCACTCGATCCGACCTACCGGACGACGCTCAACAGCGTGCATATCGTCAAGGCGTGTCTGACGGGACTCGCGATGAACGAACAAGGGCTGACCGGGAAGCATTACCTGAGCCCGTTGTCATCGGAGCACGCCATTGACGATTACTATGGCGACCAGCAACTGTACCTGGACTCGACAAAGGCAGAGGAAGAGAGGGAAAAAGAAAAAAAGAAGAAGTGACCGCTGACGTCGACCGCCTGAGGTCCGATCCGAGAGTCGCCGATCTGCTAGCGCGAGTGGGCCTCTGCCGGTGCTGTGACTGTGGGCCGAGTCGCGCCGTCACTTCCGACCGACGATGCTCTCCAGGGCGTCACGGCGTTCGAGGAGAAGCGGACCCCGCCTTCAAAGGGAAGTAGACATGATCGACTTCAGCCTGAGCGAAGAGCAACGGCAGTTCAGGGCGCTCGCTCACGAGTTTGCTGAGAAAGAAATCTTGCCCCGGGCGCGTCACCACGACGAGACCGGCGAGTATCCGATGGAAATCTGCCGCAAAGCGTGGGAGCTCGGCCTGATGAACACCCACATCCCCGAGGAGTACGGAGGGGCAGGCCTGGGGGTGATCGAAGGCTGTCTCATCGCCGAGGAAGTGTCCTGGGGCTGCACCGGCATCGGAACGGCGATGGAGGCCAATACTCTGTTCATCTGTCCAGTGATGGTGGCGGGAAGCGCCGAGCAGAAGAG
This region includes:
- a CDS encoding arginase family protein produces the protein MIPQRLTHRALLLTACSACFLLSFKSAHGQWSIPDELRAQTSVLNDEQVEFITSGAILKYIPERQLEHELATRDADGLRSLIDDLMSLDGQMGYDPTRDMGAAPLNLTSKTFNQAVPTPAPLRDFEREPGPFSVHRYLFPKTGVPTFGGADIAIWPEDLVAGKVDVAIVGVPSNSSSGRRDARNGPSEMRGLNTIATPDVQSLVKPLEILSVVDYGDFAVDWMSTERTVSHVTAMVAETAGTGAILMLVGGDSSMLYPGVSGLAVVHGKGSFGLLHFSAHPDAERHGDHMISDRQALFRLLDEGIVEGSETIQVGLRGPAVDAETLQWLRDKQVRYHTMAELQQRGSESVMERVLQEVANGPETFFVSIDVSVINPAEMIAAGRATENGMRLEQVTRTIRHVCAAKEVVGFELTDMAPMLDFSRLSVLHANAVLNACLVGIAVRKAGLDPDYVHPLALDHGQR
- a CDS encoding agmatinase family protein, translating into MTFVSIEIRTGLLFLMTASAAVTWAQQQTTPEHVVGEQAYPFDTVDPREEETPPIELPESVAPKLALLTPEQIEFLKSGDARAFAGPAEETVEALEKRTPEEVKIWIEAMQHEVAHNRYTEGRDRPNIPFNTESPEFNAWRLRRPRSMDPPREAGPIELGRYGGRGGPPTFGGFPLALYKEDLVAGEVDIAILGAPLNMGSGWRDSGERATTELRLRDVSGAMGGSDQYVQVNASRVLKIVDYGDVAIDNESTERSMSHVREIVREVAETGAVPMIVGGDHSLEYPNVAALTDVYGKKKVSVIHFDSHYDAWWGGTELISHGYPVYRLINEGHVRAADFIQVGLRSSGPDKSGFKWMRENGMRYHTMAEIQRRGWDAVIDRVVAEASEEGRKLHVSFDIDVLDPAFTVATGTPVPGGLTMREAVAVVRRLCAESNVVGFDLVELHPALDPTYRTTLNSVHIVKACLTGLAMNEQGLTGKHYLSPLSSEHAIDDYYGDQQLYLDSTKAEEEREKEKKKK